TAACGCAGTCTACTCCTATTAGGCCAGATTCAAGATCGGATCATCAATTTCGTCCATTGGAAGCAAAAACTTCATTTTTACCTGCATCAAATGGATCTGCAAGAATAAGACTAATGGATGGAAGTGAATGTATTGTAAGCGTTAAATCCAAGGTAGTATTAATATcacaagaaaataatttaatagaatGTGATATAGATGTTGCAGGTCATAGAGATGATTCTAATTTCGTTACCAATTTAAACTTCAACTTGACAAATTTGTTAAGTAAGAACTTtccatttcaatatttaagaTTGACATCCAAATATACTTTTAAGCTTTTCATAGATTGCATTGTGATAAGTCACTCATCTTATCCTTTAAGTTTGTTATCATTGACTTGCTATTTGGCATTGAAGACCACAAAATTACCGTTATTAGTCAGTGATGTGAATGACGAAGAGATCGAAGAACAGCCAACTTTTTCAGACGATTGGGATAATGCCCAATTATTATCCACAATGATTAAGGATGAGTCATTTAGTCCTCCTATATTCATTACTTTAGGTGTAATTGGTcagaatttaatttttgatcCAACGATAGAGGAAGAACAAGTACTTGAAAATGGTTTAATAGTCAGCTGGCATAACAATAAGGTTATTGCTCCAGTTAGCAATATGAATTTAGCGgctaattctaataatgctAATTATAAGGGATTGAACAATAAGATAATCATTAGAGGTATATCTATggttaataaatattgtGGTGCTATTACACATGCGTTAGATACTTTAATAGAGCAGGATGACGAAAATGATGGAACAATTTTTTAAGTTATATGacatatatattgtattataGATTTTGAGTAAAGTTTCACTTTGTATTTGCTGTTTTCAGCAGTGTTGCGATGAATAAGCATGGACTATAATTGCCGTCGCAGTTTGAATGTTCATGGATCTAATAACTCCAACTTGTTTAATCTCAACGCAGAAATCTAATTCAGCTAACAAATCTCCTGGAACTCCTTCCTTCTCTCTTCCTAATAAGATTAAAGATTTTTGaggaaatttcaaatcacTATTCAATTCAACAGACTTATCTGTCTGTTCCAATCCGATTAAAGTATAACCctcttttttcttttctttcaagaAACATATTATTTCTGAAGGTTTAACTTCAACCATAGGCATCCAATAGTCCGCAGTTACAGCGACATTCTTAAACTGAGGATGATTTTTAACATTGATATCATTCAAGGTCAATAATCCAGCTCCCAATACATCACATAATCTACAAATTCCTCCCAAGTTTGGTGGTTTGTCAACTAAAGATGATACAACTATCAAGTCACTCCGAATAATATCCGCTCCATTTGAAGTAGCATCAATATCCATTATCGTGTTCCAAGCACCACTCTTAGTCTGTAATGGAGATTGTGATGCGGATTGTGAGATTTCGATAACCGTTTGTACTGATTTCTTTGCCAATGATTTACGTTCTCTTATCCACAATTCTTGCATGTTTTCCCCAACAGGATGGGTCAAGTGATCAATTTGTACCTGGGATAAATGCTTTACATAATCTTCCTTAGtaatgaaatcaatatcaCGGTCACTTAATCTCAACAAGAGAGTACCCGAAATACTaaccaaattcaaatcttgCTTGATGTTCCATAACAATGCATCACCACTTCTATACTGACCGAATGATTCTGAATTTACTGCACTTTTGTACATATTCTCAATCATAGTCACTAATTCAGGctctattatcaatttttttgattgTATCTCTGGATAGATAGAGCATATTAATGAAACAGAAAAATGCCTAGTCACGGCCTTATTAGACGTAGCTCCCGGAACTATGACGGTTAAAAACTTAgttaattcttttgattctCTGGCGTGTGGTAATTGTTGGATCATTAAAAACAATATTCTTTCATAAGCAGTTACAACAGCAGGCTTTAATCCATTTAAATCGATTAATGTTTTCAAGCGATCAAATAGCAATTTGGTAAGTTCTTCACTTTTCAACAAGTTAATGGCAATTATCCACTCTATATATGCTCTGACCAATGGGCTTGGTTCAGTCTCGattaatttaatgaaaGTCGGAACATATTCTGAAATAACTACTTCATTATCTATCTTGTCTATTATAGATATTATTATAGTAAATAGTTGGATTCTTCTCCATTCTTCAAATCCATCCGTGGTTTTCACaacattaaataaattaaactCCTCTTCATTGTCAATAATAAAGCAGAATATcttataattatattcaGATGATTTGATCGAGTTAAAAATAGCCATGAGATTAATTCTTGCACTAATTTCCTCAGATCCATAAATTTTGTTATAAAGGTTACTTTCCCTATCCGATGAAATCTTTTCGTCGTAAAGTCTACCAATAACATTCTCTAGTCTGAACACGTTGCTCTTTAATTGAAGTACTGTAAAACTTCTAACCAAAATTTCAGGAATCCAATCtatcttttcaaaatctgaGGAGCCATAAATCTGGTAGTTTGATAGGTTCTTCGTAAAAGATGGTAGCAAGCATCTTCTGCCTTGAGCATTTTCGATTATCGATTTTCCAAAAGTGAACAAACGTTTACTAAttgtttcattatttatcGATTCATTCATGATAATTGGTTGTGTTAAAGTGttaattattaatacatGTAAATCCTTCTGGTTTAATTGGAGCCTggatgaattcaaattatccCATATGTCTGCCAAACTTTCAACagttttctttattatctgGGGCGAGATGCAACCTTGCATAAGAATATTATCTAATAACCTTACAAGCGAAATACTAGACTGATAATGTGTACAACTAGGATTAATAACCTctattattttatcaatattctcCTCGGTTGGAATCTGTTTTTGTAGCGAATGTGACAATATTCTATAATACTCACCGAATGCATCGTCAATTACTTTATAAAAAGTCTTGAAATTCTTAGACACTTTTTTAGAATTTATGAAAAgtaattcattgaatttaatcaaaGGTTTAATATCAAAGATTTCATGATTCTCAACATTGGCTAAGGGAATCACATCAAGaaagttattcaaaaacttAAGTCTATTAACCAGTAGTAATAGAGTTGATCTATCATCCGATTGCACTTCTGTATTGATAACGGCCCATAGTTCAATCAAGTTAACATCTACTGGCAATAAATGTCTAAAGGAAGTAAAATCAACCTCTGATAATGTATCATATAATTCAGCGTCACCTTCGCCTTTAAGAACCCttgaaaataatctttCACATGCCTTAAATCCTTCCTTAGTTTGTAATATATCCATTTTAAAATTGGAACGGAGTAATTTGGCTAAAATCAAGTCTGAttcattcaaaatcttaAAACTTTTATCTGTTTCATCAGATAAGAACGAATTTGATAATCCAATAATCAATGCCTTTAAATCTGAAGAATCTATGTTTTCTTCTGTTAAGCAACCCATTAAAACTCCATAAGATATATCATTGCTctccaaataattcataatCAAAGGTAAATTGTCCCTGACTATTCTAAATCcattaaatttgataaatttgtcCAATAATTCGATAAAATGAACCACACTTTTAAGTTTGAAATTTAATACtaacttcaaattcattgtCTGGTTAGCACTTTCAAATAAGTCTCCCTCTGAATTACTTTCAAATAACCTCAATAACAACGTATCATGTCTGCTAAACGACAAAACTTGTTTACCTTCTAAACCACGAAGCAAACCTAACGTTACGTACACTCTAGCTGGATCAAATGCATCCTTTGATTTATCTAAAACCttcaaaatagaaaatgcaacatcttgaaattcattttcctctttcaaatttttcaacaaactAGATACAAATTCACATAATCGTTCACCATATTCACAATGGCTTTCATTCACACCTTCCATCTGTCTTACTGAAAAATGAGATGCTAACATAGCATAAGGCAAATAAACATCTTCCAAATATTCCAAACCatatttgattaaatataaattctcTAATGGAATGGACAATAAGAGACTCAAGGAAAACTTTCTAACAGAGTCCATTGAAGCCTTAAACCCGGTCGATAACAAACAAAAGCCCCACGATGGattaattaaagaattaggTGAAATCAAGCCAACAATATCATTTACACCGGCCTCAGCTTGATGCAACGAGGTATCAATACCTAATATTTCAAACAAAGTAATATATCTTGCCCATTCTTTTAAATGCTGATCTTTCAAATTGGTATCCCATGACaacattttattttcaaacgacgaattgattgatttaaCAGAAAGTTGCAAGAGTGATAAACAGAATTTTCTATGGTCATGAGAATTACTATTTAAaccattttgaataattctccagtatttttcattacttAAGATCTTGTTCTGGTATATGTCACAGTTAGTTATCAAATCACTATTAGAGCTATTCAAATAACGTAACCAAAATACGAAACCATTGCTTCTGTGCGTCTTATTATCAGTTTTCTCTAAAGCATATAATATGTCCCAAATAAATGTAGAATCTTTACTCATAATTacaattgattcaattcTCCAACGAAGCAATTTCGAAACAACTGCTGCAATGTCTTCATCAACTGCACCAATGAAGAAGCATAAAATAGGATCAATTTGGGATTTATCTTGTATTTCGCCAGTCAGATGAACGAAGACGTACTCCAAGAACTGGAAAAGCGATAAAATATACTCATTGTCTAAAGCTTGTTCTCTCAAAGTAGTATCTGGTTTCAACGAACGTATCCCATATTCATTGCTGCGAGTAATTATATCTCTGATATCTGGTAAAAAATTGAGTGGGGAATCATTTATGTACAATTCCAAGTGTGTGATGACCTTTTGCAATAGACTTTTGTACAATTGAGGTAACTTTTCCGTcaacttcaaaatatcaccATAATTATCATCGGTGTGTTTATCTTTGTCATCCAATATAGAGTTAGCAAACTCTAATATCCTAGgataaatcaattcttgAGTTTCTGTATCTATAACATCAAGCAATTCACATAATGCGACTAGACTATCGgcatttttttcaagatcaGCCGATAACGTCAATGCCAATTCAGATTTTTTTGATGCATCCAAGTACTTGGCAATCAAAGACAATGAACTTGACATTCTTACTCCATCTACCCAAGTCAAGATTTGGTATGGTTATCAACTTCTCgataaaaaatttttgCACCACCTCTATAATTTCACGTGAGCACAATTGTTACGTTCCAAACTTCTACCTTAAGATGGATTATAAAACAGACGTTGAGCCCTATTCTGTCCATTTTTTCTATATACAAAAGACTTAACTAACAGTTTCTAATTCATGTTTCGGAATTAGCTACTAAGAGCTTCAATGCATATCTAGGGGCTCTTATTAAGTGAGCATACCAAGAGCCGGGACTGATAAGCTCGCTAAGATATACTGAAAAAGTTGTCCCTAACGGTATTCTTCCCGTCGAATCGGAGACTATCCGCGCGGGTCGGAAAGCTATTGTTATCGTGGTGAACGcataaatttatataagaaCAGGTTATTTCACTTCAGAATATGCCGTTGCCACCCCCGGTATAATATGGAGTATTTTCGAGAGTATTTGTCTTCTGAGATAACCGATAAACTCCCATTGCTAATTTCAATAGGAGCTATCGTATTTTatacatttttcaagtatCACAAATCAAGATTCAGGACTCCAAACATTAAAAATGCTGATAAGACATCCGACTCATACGTGAAGCCCATTATTGAGCCAATGTCACCAGATTTTAAGTGGGATGAAGTAACTCCTCTGAAGTCATACCCATTCAAAAACGGTGAATACAAGTTGACCATGGGAATTAGAAAGTTAGACCCTCAAGATTGGCTTCTAATTGAACCGACTTATCTTAACAGGATTGATAATAAGTCAAAAATAGTATCGAATACTCATCCTGATTATCCGCCAGATAAGGATTTGGCTAATAATACATTGTTTTCCACTGAAGAGGCTGAACCTGCGATTAGGGAATTTTACGATATTGTGGTTAATTATATGTGTGAGAAGTACCCCATGTACTTTAAGGATGCAAAAAATGgcaaaatcttcaattccATAACAGGTAATTACTTACCTGCCTGTGCAGATGAGGTAGTGAATGCTCGGGAGTTGTTGATAGTATTGGCCAATAATATAGAAGAGGATTTTCTTATATTACTAAAAGACCCTTCGAGAGAGGATGAAAAGGACGGGTCGGAATACTTTTTCAAGGCAGGTTTATTTGGCTTTGCAGCGGGCTTCAATCCCAAGGATCGGTTTAACATGCCATTAAGCTTCGTACATCATCCTGTTCCTGGTTATGAATCGAAATTAAAGCTTTCCATGAATAGATTTTTTAATAGATTGGAGCCGGGCCAGTTCGTAACTCGGagcaatttttcagttcAGACCCACAGTAAGCTTTACGTAGATGATCAAAACAAGGGACATCACTTGCGAGAAGGTGAAAATCAAGTAGCCATTGACCCCGCTACTTTAGATTTTGACAAACAAGTTCACTATCGAAGCGAACGACAAGCATTAACAAAGCTACCAAAGTCAAATGCTGTGGTTTTCACGATTAGAACATACTTATTACCAATGAGTGTAATTAAGAAGGAGGATAAGGAAGTTCGTGAGAGGCTTATTGGTGCTATCAAAGGGCTTCCCGAAGACATCTCGTTATACAAAAGAGCTGCTGAATGGGGTCCAGCAGTTGTTGAATACTTACTGGATCAAAGTCAGTAAATAAATATGCATGACTATTTATAGAGTTGAATAAACTTGGACTAACGATTCTACGAATAAGttaaagataaaatcaaaagtTATAACTTCTCAACTTCGTCTTTTATCTCTTCCCATATATCAACATTCTTCTTCGCCCATTCAACAAGAAAGCCATTGTAACATAATAATATCTCATAAATTATCTTTAATTGTTTAGTATGGAACAGTTTAaagtttttgtttatttcaTCAGTGATATATGAGATATCCTGGAGCATAATACCTTGGCACTTCTCTAATGTTCCTATTTTTTCCTGTAGAGAAGTTATTTTCTGTTTCCTAGTTTGCTCAGGATTCTGGTCTATTATATCTGTGACATATTGAGTAATCTTTTTAAACGAATTCATATTAggcaaatatttatatttgctGTTAGTTGACTTAATACTCAGATTTACATTTTGGGTTGAATTAGTACCCCTCGAGTTAAGACCTGAATGCTTAGAGATAGGTTGCGCATGCATcacattttcaatttttgatgACCCTTCTTCCgctttcaataattcttctaattcctGCTTCTTATCCTTTACATCGTCTTCTAACAACCGTTTCTGGCGGACCTTACGTCTCTCAAATTTCTCAATGAATTGTAGTATAGTCGAATATTGAACTGCCTCTCCTAATGGTTCTGAAAATTTAGTTTCTAGGTCTGCAATTAATGTACTTATAGTTATATAGGAACGATCAAATATTTGTccaattttatcaaatattaaatttaacTTTGAATCTTCCTCGTGGTTATTTTTTGCTTTTGCAGATCTAATCATCGGCGAGTCAGATAATATGAGCGagaatgaattaaaaatggTTCCCAATTCAGTATAATCATTTGCCAAACCTATGAAATTGGCCatgatttttttattaatgtCATCCAAACAAGAATTGTCTATTATATACTTATTCTTTATGAAATCTGGACTGTGATTTACTGGACTAGTCGTTCCTGTACTTGGTTGTGATGAGGCTTCGGTATTCccattattcaatattttatttgttttcttaGTTAgctttttcttattttcttgtAAAGGTTTCCAAAATGACATGTTTATAGAATGGTTACCAACTGGGTTAGGTAAATTGGCGTAAATAGAGTCTGTCTTCAAACCATTTTCTGGATTCAGAAAGTAAATAGACTTCGGTAGCTGGCTAGAAATTAGGGTTATTTCGTCTGTCCAGTTAGCATTGGGATCTAAAAATTTAGCaaaaaattctaaatttcTTATCTGAGGAATTGCTAAACAGTTATTAAGAAAATTAGAAAGTAGTCTCTTTCTGTGCTCAATTAACTTATTCTTGTTCAAATGTGTCGAATTgatatatgaataattaGTCGAATTTGACCCCAATCCATTCGTAGTATTTGTCGAAGTATTTGCACCTGTACTATTATTACTGCTAGTGTTAGACGATTGCAGTATATTTCCACTAACCAAATCATTAagcattgaaaatttgaagtaaTTTTTGGGTGGAATGGGTGGAATAATGATCAACggaaatatttttttgaGAACATCTCTCAAGCTTTCGAAGTCACTGTATCTTCTCCGGGTCTGTATCTCATCGCTAGGATCATCATTGTTTATTAACTGTATGCTGTAAACAATGTACGTTTTCAGCGTATTTATCATACCCTCATTAGAATTACCTGCTTTCGTTATCTGCATCCTCACATTACTATTAGGTCTCAAAAGCCTGGTTACTCTGCTCTCgtaattaatttgaattgatttgaaagtATCTTTATTCAAGCCTGACTTAGaatcattttgattattagaattgtAAAGTAGTAttgaatcatcatcatcgtcgccattattattattattattattattattattgttattatagttattgttattattattatccttATCTCCTTTATCTTGTATATTACTACCGTTAGAAATTCGGTGTTCACTCATTAGGCTTGCAAGCCCTTGCATATGTGGAAATGGGTTGTTGtcttcctcatcatcaaatgAAGGTGTAGAGGAACCCACTTTACTCTCCTTTCCTTTGGACATATTAAAACTGATTAAGCGCTACACTAATATGTATATGTAGATTTAAATCACTTTTGGAGAACTACTATGCTTGTCCCCATATTTGCCGTCATTATTAGGACTGATAGCGATAGGATCAATACCTGTATATAGTATAGACATTGCGACATTAAATAATGTCGCAATAATAtagtgaaaaaattaaaaaacaTGGCataataaatcttgatAGTTGTTTACATAGAGAAATACAtcgaattattgattatggCAACTTCAATGGTGGTTCAGGATGGAGAAGTGGCTAATGTTCCTGAGACGCAATTTGCAAATGTTTTACAAGgatatcaattaaataatcaGCAGGAtatctttgaaataattgccaatttcaaatctatATGTGCATTGCATGCCTTGCTGGTTGGCGAACAGCTTAGTGAAGAGGGATCAAATAACGATCTTCaggaagaatttgaaaattggGATTTAGAAACGAAGTTGTGGCACTTAGTTGAAAGCTTATATTCATTCAGACTCAGTATTTCAGAAGAGCCGTATAAGGAATACCcattttcttcgttatCAGTCAAACAAGAGAACTTCTTAAGAAGGAATCCTAAAGTCC
This is a stretch of genomic DNA from Debaryomyces hansenii CBS767 chromosome G complete sequence. It encodes these proteins:
- a CDS encoding DEHA2G17072p (similar to ca|CA1693|IPF17054 Candida albicans IPF17054 unknown function), producing the protein MEYFREYLSSEITDKLPLLISIGAIVFYTFFKYHKSRFRTPNIKNADKTSDSYVKPIIEPMSPDFKWDEVTPSKSYPFKNGEYKLTMGIRKLDPQDWLLIEPTYLNRIDNKSKIVSNTHPDYPPDKDLANNTLFSTEEAEPAIREFYDIVVNYMCEKYPMYFKDAKNGKIFNSITGNYLPACADEVVNARELLIVLANNIEEDFLILLKDPSREDEKDGSEYFFKAGLFGFAAGFNPKDRFNMPLSFVHHPVPGYESKLKLSMNRFFNRLEPGQFVTRSNFSVQTHSKLYVDDQNKGHHLREGENQVAIDPATLDFDKQVHYRSERQALTKLPKSNAVVFTIRTYLLPMSVIKKEDKEVRERLIGAIKGLPEDISLYKRAAEWGPAVVEYLSDQSQ
- a CDS encoding DEHA2G17050p (weakly similar to uniprot|Q07527 Saccharomyces cerevisiae YDL112W TRM3 2'-O-ribose methyltransferase catalyzes the ribose methylation of the guanosine nucleotide at position 18 of tRNAs) gives rise to the protein MSSSLSLIAKYLDASKKSELALTLSADLEKNADSLVALCELLDVIDTETQELIYPRILEFANSILDDKDKHTDDNYGDILKLTEKLPQLYKSLLQKVITHLELYINDSPLNFLPDIRDIITRSNEYGIRSLKPDTTLREQALDNEYILSLFQFLEYVFVHSTGEIQDKSQIDPILCFFIGAVDEDIAAVVSKLLRWRIESIVIMSKDSTFIWDILYALEKTDNKTHRSNGFVFWLRYLNSSNSDLITNCDIYQNKILSNEKYWRIIQNGLNSNSHDHRKFCLSLLQLSVKSINSSFENKMLSWDTNLKDQHLKEWARYITLFEILGIDTSLHQAEAGVNDIVGLISPNSLINPSWGFCLLSTGFKASMDSVRKFSLSLLLSIPLENLYLIKYGLEYLEDVYLPYAMLASHFSVRQMEGVNESHCEYGERLCEFVSSLLKNLKEENEFQDVAFSILKVLDKSKDAFDPARVYVTLGLLRGLEGKQVLSFSRHDTLLLRLFESNSEGDLFESANQTMNLKLVLNFKLKSVVHFIELLDKFIKFNGFRIVRDNLPLIMNYLESNDISYGVLMGCLTEENIDSSDLKALIIGLSNSFLSDETDKSFKILNESDLILAKLLRSNFKMDILQTKEGFKACERLFSRVLKGEGDAELYDTLSEVDFTSFRHLLPVDVNLIELWAVINTEVQSDDRSTLLLSVNRLKFLNNFLDVIPLANVENHEIFDIKPLIKFNELLFINSKKVSKNFKTFYKVIDDAFGEYYRILSHSLQKQIPTEENIDKIIEVINPSCTHYQSSISLVRLLDNILMQGCISPQIIKKTVESLADIWDNLNSSRLQLNQKDLHVLIINTLTQPIIMNESINNETISKRLFTFGKSIIENAQGRRCLLPSFTKNLSNYQIYGSSDFEKIDWIPEILVRSFTVLQLKSNVFRLENVIGRLYDEKISSDRESNLYNKIYGSEEISARINLMAIFNSIKSSEYNYKIFCFIIDNEEEFNLFNVVKTTDGFEEWRRIQLFTIIISIIDKIDNEVVISEYVPTFIKLIETEPSPLVRAYIEWIIAINLLKSEELTKLLFDRLKTLIDLNGLKPAVVTAYERILFLMIQQLPHARESKELTKFLTVIVPGATSNKAVTRHFSVSLICSIYPEIQSKKLIIEPELVTMIENMYKSAVNSESFGQYRSGDALLWNIKQDLNLVSISGTLLLRLSDRDIDFITKEDYVKHLSQVQIDHLTHPVGENMQELWIRERKSLAKKSVQTVIEISQSASQSPLQTKSGAWNTIMDIDATSNGADIIRSDLIVVSSLVDKPPNLGGICRLCDVLGAGLLTLNDINVKNHPQFKNVAVTADYWMPMVEVKPSEIICFLKEKKKEGYTLIGLEQTDKSVELNSDLKFPQKSLILLGREKEGVPGDLLAELDFCVEIKQVGVIRSMNIQTATAIIVHAYSSQHC
- a CDS encoding DEHA2G17094p (weakly similar to uniprot|Q07528 Saccharomyces cerevisiae YDL113C ATG20 Protein required for transport of aminopeptidase I (Lap4p) through the cytoplasm-to-vacuole targeting pathway) codes for the protein MSKGKESKVGSSTPSFDDEEDNNPFPHMQGLASLMSEHRISNGSNIQDKGDKDNNNNNNYNNNNNNNNNNNNGDDDDDSILLYNSNNQNDSKSGLNKDTFKSIQINYESRVTRLLRPNSNVRMQITKAGNSNEGMINTSKTYIVYSIQLINNDDPSDEIQTRRRYSDFESLRDVLKKIFPLIIIPPIPPKNYFKFSMLNDLVSGNISQSSNTSSNNSTGANTSTNTTNGLGSNSTNYSYINSTHLNKNKLIEHRKRLLSNFLNNCLAIPQIRNLEFFAKFLDPNANWTDEITLISSQLPKSIYFSNPENGLKTDSIYANLPNPVGNHSINMSFWKPLQENKKKLTKKTNKILNNGNTEASSQPSTGTTSPVNHSPDFIKNKYIIDNSCLDDINKKIMANFIGLANDYTELGTIFNSFSLILSDSPMIRSAKAKNNHEEDSKLNLIFDKIGQIFDRSYITISTLIADLETKFSEPLGEAVQYSTILQFIEKFERRKVRQKRLLEDDVKDKKQELEELLKAEEGSSKIENVMHAQPISKHSGLNSRGTNSTQNVNSSIKSTNSKYKYLPNMNSFKKITQYVTDIIDQNPEQTRKQKITSLQEKIGTLEKCQGIMLQDISYITDEINKNFKSFHTKQLKIIYEILLCYNGFLVEWAKKNVDIWEEIKDEVEKL
- a CDS encoding DEHA2G17028p (similar to uniprot|Q12277 Saccharomyces cerevisiae YDL111C RRP42 Ribosomal RNA Processing); protein product: MILSPAERSYLYDSLTQSTPIRPDSRSDHQFRPLEAKTSFLPASNGSARIRLMDGSECIVSVKSKVVLISQENNLIECDIDVAGHRDDSNFVTNLNFNLTNLLSKNFPFQYLRLTSKYTFKLFIDCIVISHSSYPLSLLSLTCYLALKTTKLPLLVSDVNDEEIEEQPTFSDDWDNAQLLSTMIKDESFSPPIFITLGVIGQNLIFDPTIEEEQVLENGLIVSWHNNKVIAPVSNMNLAANSNNANYKGLNNKIIIRGISMVNKYCGAITHALDTLIEQDDENDGTIF